From Cupriavidus taiwanensis, a single genomic window includes:
- a CDS encoding IclR family transcriptional regulator, whose amino-acid sequence MPRKPQNTSISDQNSAPGGASSVDRALSLLDVFTPQFASLSLTEIAKQTRLYKSTVLRLLASLQHKDYVQRKTDGTYCLGPQIARLYAIYASSFSLEEIVMPALRELTEKTKESAAFYVRQKEFRLCLYRVDSPQLVRDHIRAGEILPIDRGAGGRVLLAYSGAQGEIYDRIRKDGIAMLVGDRVPVLSGISAPVFNAARELAGAVTLTMPTSRYSETFAKPVRDVAMSISSRLGVADFNE is encoded by the coding sequence ATGCCACGCAAGCCACAAAACACATCAATTTCTGACCAAAATTCTGCGCCCGGAGGTGCCTCAAGTGTGGACCGCGCTTTGTCCTTGCTTGACGTGTTCACACCACAATTTGCTTCGCTCTCACTGACTGAGATAGCGAAACAGACAAGGCTATATAAAAGCACCGTACTGAGGTTGCTAGCCTCCTTGCAACACAAGGACTATGTTCAACGTAAAACAGATGGAACCTACTGCCTCGGCCCACAAATCGCGCGTCTTTATGCAATCTACGCGTCGTCATTTTCGCTCGAAGAAATCGTTATGCCGGCGCTGCGTGAACTCACAGAAAAAACCAAGGAGAGCGCTGCATTTTATGTACGACAAAAGGAGTTCCGTCTCTGCCTCTATCGAGTTGACTCCCCACAGCTGGTTCGCGATCATATACGGGCGGGTGAGATTCTCCCAATTGATCGCGGCGCTGGCGGCCGCGTATTGCTGGCCTATTCCGGTGCGCAAGGGGAAATCTACGATCGGATTCGTAAAGATGGCATTGCTATGCTAGTCGGAGATCGCGTACCGGTGCTCAGCGGCATATCAGCTCCTGTTTTCAATGCTGCAAGAGAACTCGCTGGCGCCGTCACACTTACAATGCCCACGTCTCGCTATTCGGAAACTTTTGCGAAACCCGTACGCGATGTGGCAATGAGTATCTCATCGAGATTGGGCGTCGCCGACTTTAACGAATGA
- a CDS encoding helix-turn-helix domain-containing protein, whose protein sequence is MIDTSSSSTRSPVDPTGAISARVRIERESRGWSMGELAERAGVSKAMISKIERGEASPTATVLGRLSGAFGLQLSMLLALAEQFGNRLCRAADQQVWTDPETGYTRRAVSPRNGGMLELVEIMLPANVRISYPSSAFIFQHQQIWVQQGTLVFEEGQLVHELEVGDCLQLGPPAPCTFINPGNNPCIYLVALVKR, encoded by the coding sequence ATGATTGATACCTCCTCCTCTTCCACCCGGTCGCCTGTGGACCCAACAGGCGCGATTTCAGCGCGCGTGCGCATCGAGCGCGAATCGCGAGGCTGGTCAATGGGCGAACTCGCTGAGCGCGCCGGCGTGTCAAAGGCCATGATCAGCAAGATCGAGCGTGGTGAAGCGAGTCCGACCGCAACAGTCCTGGGTCGGCTCTCCGGAGCCTTTGGCCTGCAGCTCTCGATGTTGCTGGCACTGGCCGAACAGTTTGGCAATCGCCTTTGCCGTGCCGCCGATCAGCAAGTCTGGACCGATCCCGAGACTGGCTATACCCGACGCGCGGTGTCGCCGCGCAATGGTGGCATGCTGGAACTCGTGGAAATCATGCTTCCAGCCAATGTTCGGATTTCTTACCCGTCATCGGCCTTCATCTTCCAGCACCAGCAGATCTGGGTACAGCAAGGGACCCTGGTGTTTGAGGAAGGTCAACTGGTACATGAGCTAGAAGTCGGCGACTGTCTGCAACTCGGTCCTCCCGCACCATGCACCTTCATCAATCCTGGCAACAACCCGTGCATCTATCTCGTTGCGTTGGTCAAGCGCTAG
- a CDS encoding IS3 family transposase (programmed frameshift) — MTKRSRRTHSATFKAKVAMAALKGDKTLAELAQQYDVHPSQITEWKQQLAEHAADVFGGGKTKTAAEPPVDVKALHAKIGQLTLENDFLGARARQGGIAERKAMIDRDHPLPVSRQVKLVDISRSSVYYQPRPISDADLRLMRRIDELHLEHPFAGARMLARLLRRESIPVGRRHVRTLMKRMGIEALYRRPNTSRKHAAHKIWPYLLRDRTIDRANQVWALDTSYIPMARGFVYLMAVVDWASRKVLAHRVAITLESCHAVEALEEAFAKYGTPEIVNTDQGSQFTATGFTDAVLDRGIRLSMDGKGSWRDNVFVERLWRSVKYEEVYLKAYDSVSHARRSIANYLTWYNQRRPHSSLADQTPDEAYFATLPAIKSAA; from the exons ATGACGAAACGAAGCAGACGGACCCACTCGGCAACCTTCAAGGCCAAGGTGGCCATGGCCGCGCTCAAGGGCGACAAGACGCTGGCGGAATTGGCCCAGCAGTATGACGTGCACCCGAGCCAGATCACGGAGTGGAAGCAACAGTTGGCGGAGCACGCCGCGGACGTGTTCGGCGGCGGCAAAACCAAGACTGCGGCCGAGCCGCCGGTGGACGTGAAGGCGCTGCATGCAAAGATAGGCCAATTGACACTGGAGAACGATTTTTTAG GAGCACGCGCTCGGCAAGGCGGGATTGCTGAGCGGAAAGCGATGATTGACCGCGATCACCCGCTGCCGGTGAGCCGCCAGGTCAAGCTGGTCGACATTTCCCGATCGAGCGTCTACTACCAGCCGCGTCCAATCAGCGACGCGGATCTGAGGCTGATGCGCCGGATCGACGAACTGCATCTGGAGCATCCCTTCGCGGGCGCACGCATGCTGGCCCGCCTGTTGCGACGGGAGAGCATCCCGGTCGGCCGCCGGCACGTGCGCACGCTGATGAAGCGCATGGGCATCGAGGCGCTGTACCGTCGCCCCAACACGAGCCGCAAGCATGCGGCGCACAAGATCTGGCCATACCTACTGCGCGACCGGACGATCGATCGCGCCAACCAGGTGTGGGCGCTGGACACGAGCTACATTCCGATGGCGCGGGGCTTCGTGTATCTGATGGCGGTGGTGGACTGGGCGAGCCGCAAAGTACTGGCCCACCGGGTGGCGATCACTCTGGAGAGCTGCCATGCTGTCGAGGCGCTGGAGGAGGCCTTTGCGAAATACGGCACGCCGGAGATCGTCAACACCGACCAGGGCAGCCAGTTCACCGCGACGGGGTTCACAGACGCTGTGCTCGACCGCGGCATCCGACTGTCGATGGACGGCAAGGGCAGTTGGCGCGACAACGTGTTCGTCGAACGCCTTTGGCGCAGCGTCAAATACGAGGAGGTCTACCTGAAAGCCTACGACTCGGTCAGCCATGCGCGCCGCTCTATCGCTAACTACCTAACTTGGTACAACCAACGACGGCCCCATTCCAGTCTGGCGGACCAGACCCCGGATGAGGCATACTTCGCCACGCTGCCAGCGATCAAATCGGCAGCCTGA
- a CDS encoding transposase: protein MELTVIGMDIAKHVFQLHAVNVSTGEVERIKLKRSQVTNFFTRRERSLIAIEAYRQRNRYARTERWRRKFGQSVKWKSWGLSRP from the coding sequence ATGGAACTTACCGTCATCGGCATGGATATTGCCAAGCACGTTTTCCAACTACATGCTGTGAATGTCAGCACCGGCGAAGTTGAGCGTATCAAGCTGAAGAGAAGCCAAGTCACAAACTTCTTCACTAGGCGTGAGCGTTCGCTGATCGCCATCGAGGCTTACCGACAAAGAAATCGCTACGCTCGAACGGAGAGGTGGCGGCGGAAATTCGGACAGTCGGTTAAGTGGAAGAGCTGGGGCCTGAGCCGGCCATAA
- a CDS encoding IS5 family transposase: MRGADTFTESLFTMRRLEDFVPQSHPLRSIRTMANQALVKMDRLFAQMYEADIKGGRPSIAPEKLLRAMLLQVLYSIRSERQLMEQTQYNLLFRWFIGLSMDDSVWVPTVFTKNRERLIKHDAVIQFFNEVLAIAQKKNWLSGEHFSVDGTLIQAWAGHKSFVRKDGDDQDDDAGGSFKGRKRSNETHESKTDPDAKLYRKGKTSSELRYMGHTLSDNRHGLVVSAMVTKADGHAEREAAKVMLNDARQVIEDLNVEVTVGADKGYDAHEFIEACLEMKVTPHVAQNTSGRRSAVPDAIASSAGYAVSQQKRKLIEQGFGWVKTVGRMRQVMVRGLKKVDQMFVLSMAAYHLVRMRSLGQIRPQLQ, translated from the coding sequence ATGCGCGGCGCAGATACCTTCACGGAAAGCTTGTTCACTATGCGGAGGCTGGAGGATTTCGTGCCGCAGTCCCATCCGCTGCGCTCGATCCGGACTATGGCCAACCAGGCGCTGGTGAAGATGGACCGGCTGTTCGCGCAGATGTACGAGGCCGATATCAAGGGTGGCCGCCCCAGTATCGCGCCGGAGAAGTTGCTGCGGGCCATGCTGCTGCAGGTGCTCTACAGCATTCGCTCTGAGCGCCAGCTCATGGAGCAGACGCAATACAACCTGCTGTTTCGCTGGTTCATCGGGCTGTCGATGGACGACTCAGTTTGGGTGCCCACGGTCTTCACCAAGAACCGCGAGCGACTGATCAAGCATGATGCGGTGATCCAGTTTTTCAACGAGGTGCTGGCCATCGCGCAGAAGAAGAACTGGCTGTCGGGTGAGCACTTCAGCGTGGACGGCACGCTGATACAGGCGTGGGCAGGCCACAAGAGCTTCGTGCGCAAGGATGGCGACGACCAAGACGATGACGCCGGCGGCAGCTTCAAAGGTCGCAAGCGCAGCAACGAGACACACGAATCCAAGACCGATCCCGATGCCAAGCTCTACCGCAAGGGCAAGACATCCAGTGAGCTGCGCTACATGGGTCATACCCTGAGCGACAACCGCCATGGCCTGGTGGTTAGCGCCATGGTGACCAAGGCGGACGGACACGCCGAGCGGGAGGCCGCAAAGGTCATGCTTAACGATGCCAGGCAGGTGATTGAAGACCTGAATGTGGAAGTCACCGTGGGCGCGGACAAGGGCTATGACGCGCACGAGTTCATTGAGGCCTGCCTGGAAATGAAGGTGACGCCCCACGTGGCGCAGAACACATCGGGTCGTCGCTCGGCCGTTCCTGATGCCATTGCTTCCAGCGCCGGTTATGCCGTCTCGCAACAGAAGCGCAAGCTGATCGAACAGGGCTTCGGGTGGGTCAAGACCGTGGGGCGCATGCGTCAGGTGATGGTGCGCGGTCTGAAGAAAGTCGATCAGATGTTTGTGCTGAGCATGGCCGCCTACCACCTCGTGCGCATGCGCTCGCTGGGACAAATCCGTCCGCAGTTGCAGTAA
- a CDS encoding zinc-dependent alcohol dehydrogenase family protein encodes MRVFQVEQDWSIEHLQMASKPMPQPATGEVRLKMRAAALNYRDLIIPSHGYGKRMKDLPLIVLSDGVGVIDAVGAGVTRFQVGERVCPIFYQTWVDGAPNAERMQSSLGCEQDGTMATHLVIPEEGVCRVPAYLSDFEAATLPTAGVTAWRALITEGRLKRGETVLVQGTGGVSLFALQIAKSLRAVVIITSSSDKKLASAKSLGADYLINYEKEPQWWRTVREHTRGVGVDHIVEVGGADTLAQSVRAVRTGGTISLIGVLSGSDPKIPLGQVVTRHIRLQGITVGSRADLEAMLTHFEATRLRPVVDRIFPFEALHSAMHYLASGKHFGKICIRHSV; translated from the coding sequence ATGCGTGTATTCCAAGTTGAGCAGGACTGGTCCATCGAGCATCTCCAGATGGCGTCCAAACCGATGCCTCAGCCAGCCACAGGGGAGGTGCGTCTCAAGATGCGGGCTGCGGCTTTGAATTATCGCGATCTCATTATTCCTAGCCACGGTTACGGGAAGCGAATGAAAGATCTGCCACTCATCGTTCTAAGCGATGGTGTGGGTGTCATTGATGCCGTAGGCGCTGGGGTAACTCGGTTTCAGGTAGGTGAGCGTGTATGCCCGATCTTTTATCAAACGTGGGTGGACGGTGCACCAAACGCCGAACGAATGCAATCTAGCTTGGGTTGCGAGCAGGATGGAACCATGGCGACCCATTTGGTGATACCCGAGGAAGGGGTATGCCGTGTGCCCGCCTACCTCTCTGATTTTGAAGCCGCAACGTTGCCTACTGCGGGTGTAACGGCGTGGCGAGCCCTGATCACCGAGGGGCGACTGAAGCGAGGGGAAACCGTCCTCGTGCAAGGGACTGGCGGAGTCTCTCTGTTTGCGCTCCAGATTGCGAAGTCACTGCGCGCGGTCGTGATCATTACGTCTTCCAGCGACAAGAAACTTGCCAGCGCGAAGTCGCTTGGAGCGGACTACCTGATTAATTACGAGAAGGAGCCACAATGGTGGCGCACGGTGAGAGAGCATACGCGGGGCGTCGGCGTCGATCACATTGTTGAAGTCGGGGGGGCAGATACGCTAGCCCAGTCCGTGCGCGCTGTCCGGACAGGAGGAACAATCAGCTTGATCGGTGTCCTTTCCGGTTCTGATCCAAAAATTCCACTCGGCCAGGTTGTAACGCGGCACATCAGGTTGCAAGGCATCACTGTCGGCAGCCGTGCCGACTTGGAAGCAATGCTAACCCATTTCGAAGCGACCAGATTGCGCCCCGTGGTCGATCGCATATTCCCATTCGAGGCGCTTCATTCAGCAATGCATTACCTCGCTTCAGGCAAGCATTTCGGAAAAATCTGTATTCGCCACTCGGTGTGA
- a CDS encoding branched-chain amino acid ABC transporter permease produces the protein MKIMCFALFACAFNLLMGFTGLLSFGHAALFGAAGYVTGYAARDLGIPMEGAIVLGMVVSAILGFLMASLAIRRKGIYFTMITLALAQMVYFVCLQAPVTGGEDGMQGIPRGKLLGVLDLGDDTTMYFVVLAIFVAALALITRIVQSPFGQILRAVKENEPRSISLGYDADRYKLMAFVLSSVLTGLAGSVKAIVLGFETLVDVHWGLSGMVVLMTLVGGVGTLIGPIVGAVVIMVLENELGEIGEALATATHIEWFDALGESVTIVTGLTFIFCVLLFRKGIAGESNAFVARRQSHAIRSHVRRRRDLAHKPVNTR, from the coding sequence ATGAAGATCATGTGCTTCGCGCTTTTTGCATGTGCATTCAATCTTCTAATGGGATTCACCGGTCTTCTTTCTTTCGGCCATGCAGCACTATTCGGTGCGGCCGGGTATGTGACCGGATACGCAGCCCGCGATCTTGGCATCCCAATGGAAGGAGCCATCGTACTCGGTATGGTGGTTTCTGCCATTCTTGGATTCCTGATGGCTAGTCTTGCGATCAGGCGGAAAGGGATTTACTTCACGATGATCACGCTTGCGCTGGCTCAGATGGTTTATTTCGTCTGTCTCCAGGCGCCGGTTACTGGGGGTGAAGACGGCATGCAGGGGATCCCGCGTGGCAAACTCCTTGGCGTTCTTGATCTTGGGGACGATACGACCATGTACTTCGTTGTACTGGCAATATTCGTGGCCGCCCTCGCATTGATTACCCGGATCGTCCAATCTCCGTTCGGGCAAATCCTCAGGGCGGTCAAGGAAAACGAGCCTCGATCCATCTCCCTTGGCTACGATGCCGATCGATACAAGCTGATGGCCTTTGTCCTGTCTTCCGTCCTGACCGGTTTGGCAGGCTCTGTCAAAGCGATCGTGCTCGGCTTCGAGACCTTGGTCGATGTGCATTGGGGCCTGTCAGGCATGGTCGTACTCATGACGCTAGTTGGCGGAGTTGGCACCCTGATAGGGCCCATTGTCGGCGCTGTTGTCATCATGGTGCTTGAGAATGAGCTAGGCGAAATTGGTGAAGCGCTGGCAACAGCTACTCATATCGAGTGGTTCGATGCCCTGGGCGAATCCGTCACGATAGTCACCGGCTTGACGTTCATTTTCTGCGTGCTCCTATTCCGGAAGGGTATCGCCGGCGAATCCAACGCATTCGTCGCGAGAAGGCAGTCGCATGCGATAAGGTCACACGTCCGTCGACGGCGTGACTTGGCTCATAAGCCGGTCAACACGAGGTAG
- a CDS encoding IS5 family transposase produces MRGADTFTESLFTMRRLEDFVPQSHPLRSIRTMANQALVKMDRLFAQMYEADIKGGRPSIAPEKLLRAMLLQVLYSIRSERQLMEQTQYNLLFRWFIGLSMDDSVWVPTVFTKNRERLIKHDAVIQFFNEVLAIAQKKNWLSGEHFSVDGTLIQAWAGHKSFVRKDGDDQDDDAGGNFKGRKRSNETHESKTDPDAKLYRKGKTSSELRYMGHTLSDNRHGLVVSAMVTKADGHAEREAAKVMLNDARQVIEDLNVEVTVGADKGYDAHEFIEACLEMKVTPHVAQNTSGRRSAVPDAIASSAGYAVSQQKRKLIEQGFGWVKTVGRMRQVMVRGLKKVDQMFVLSMAAYHLVRMRSLGQIRPQLQ; encoded by the coding sequence ATGCGCGGCGCAGATACCTTCACGGAAAGCTTGTTCACTATGCGGAGGCTGGAGGATTTCGTGCCGCAGTCCCATCCGCTGCGCTCGATCCGGACTATGGCCAACCAGGCGCTGGTGAAGATGGACCGGCTGTTCGCGCAGATGTACGAGGCCGATATCAAGGGTGGCCGCCCCAGTATCGCGCCGGAGAAGTTGCTGCGGGCCATGCTGCTGCAGGTGCTCTACAGCATTCGCTCTGAGCGCCAGCTCATGGAGCAGACGCAATACAACCTGCTGTTTCGCTGGTTCATCGGGCTGTCGATGGACGACTCAGTTTGGGTGCCCACGGTCTTCACCAAGAACCGCGAGCGACTGATCAAGCATGATGCGGTGATCCAGTTTTTCAACGAGGTGCTGGCCATCGCGCAGAAGAAGAACTGGCTGTCGGGTGAGCACTTCAGCGTGGACGGCACGCTGATACAGGCGTGGGCAGGCCACAAGAGCTTCGTGCGCAAGGATGGCGACGACCAAGACGATGACGCCGGCGGCAACTTCAAAGGTCGCAAGCGCAGCAACGAGACACACGAATCCAAGACCGATCCCGATGCCAAGCTCTACCGCAAGGGCAAGACATCCAGTGAGCTGCGCTACATGGGTCATACCCTGAGCGACAACCGCCATGGCCTGGTGGTTAGCGCCATGGTGACCAAGGCGGACGGACACGCCGAGCGGGAGGCCGCAAAGGTCATGCTTAACGATGCCAGGCAGGTGATTGAAGACCTGAATGTGGAAGTCACCGTGGGCGCGGACAAGGGCTATGACGCGCACGAGTTCATTGAGGCCTGCCTGGAAATGAAGGTGACGCCCCACGTGGCGCAGAACACATCGGGTCGTCGCTCGGCCGTTCCTGATGCCATTGCTTCCAGCGCCGGTTATGCCGTCTCGCAACAGAAGCGCAAGCTGATCGAACAGGGCTTCGGGTGGGTCAAGACCGTGGGGCGCATGCGTCAGGTGATGGTGCGCGGTCTGAAGAAAGTCGATCAGATGTTTGTGCTGAGCATGGCCGCCTACCACCTCGTGCGCATGCGCTCGCTGGGACAAATCCGTCCGCAGTTGCAGTAA
- a CDS encoding cytochrome P450 has translation MFILAPITTTSNFDLPDDIAKLLVDPKTYSDRELLHSVYTWARANNPFGRAVIEGFDPFWVATKYADVSAISRDSSLFRNGDYSVVCRPKAAIDYIISVTGSPHIVKALVQFDGDEHKKMRALAQSWFMPDSLLNLDERIRRLARCCVDKLAHYEGEVIDFSRNIALYYPLHVIMDILGIPSEDEAKMLVLTQELFGGEDPELNRGKAEVASGKDVLAKNLLAVVEDFRHYFDKLTSDKRTSPRNDMATLLSNAVVNGEPISDANRLGYYIIIATAGHDTTSSSSAIAMWALSQFPDLLPRLQADAALIPQFVDEAVRFASPVSHFMRTASADTEIRGRTVHKGDWIMLCYGSANRDEDVFDKPFEFSIDRKEVHHLAFGTGPHICLGQHLAKMEMRILFEEMIPRLERVESAGELEMVASSFVGGPKHLPLRCFMR, from the coding sequence ATGTTTATCTTGGCCCCAATTACCACCACCTCGAATTTCGATCTCCCCGATGACATCGCGAAGCTTTTGGTTGACCCAAAGACTTACTCAGACCGTGAGCTATTGCACTCCGTCTATACGTGGGCTCGTGCCAACAATCCATTCGGTCGTGCCGTTATTGAGGGCTTCGACCCATTCTGGGTTGCAACGAAGTATGCCGATGTCAGCGCCATTTCACGTGACAGCAGCCTATTTCGCAACGGTGACTATTCTGTTGTTTGCCGACCAAAAGCCGCAATCGACTATATAATTTCGGTCACTGGGTCTCCGCATATTGTCAAGGCGCTAGTTCAGTTCGATGGTGATGAGCACAAGAAGATGCGCGCGCTGGCGCAGTCATGGTTTATGCCTGACAGCCTGCTCAATCTGGATGAGCGTATCCGACGACTGGCCCGTTGCTGTGTTGACAAACTTGCGCATTACGAAGGGGAGGTCATAGATTTTTCTAGAAATATTGCGCTATATTATCCTTTGCATGTAATAATGGACATTCTAGGAATTCCCTCTGAAGATGAGGCCAAAATGTTGGTCCTGACGCAAGAATTGTTTGGTGGGGAAGATCCAGAACTCAATCGAGGGAAGGCAGAGGTCGCTTCGGGTAAAGATGTCTTGGCAAAGAACCTACTAGCAGTAGTAGAAGACTTTCGGCATTATTTCGATAAGCTGACATCGGACAAAAGGACGAGTCCACGTAACGATATGGCAACATTGCTTTCCAACGCGGTCGTAAATGGTGAACCGATTAGCGATGCCAACCGCTTGGGCTACTACATTATTATTGCCACGGCGGGACACGATACCACATCATCGTCCTCCGCGATCGCAATGTGGGCACTTAGCCAGTTCCCTGATCTGCTTCCTCGACTACAAGCCGATGCGGCGCTGATTCCGCAATTTGTCGACGAGGCGGTGCGCTTTGCGTCACCGGTGAGCCACTTCATGCGTACCGCGTCTGCGGATACGGAGATCCGAGGACGCACAGTTCACAAAGGCGATTGGATAATGCTGTGCTACGGCTCGGCGAATCGAGATGAAGATGTCTTTGATAAACCATTCGAGTTCAGCATTGATCGAAAGGAAGTCCACCATCTGGCATTTGGAACAGGGCCTCATATTTGTCTGGGCCAGCACTTGGCCAAGATGGAAATGCGCATCCTGTTTGAGGAAATGATACCGCGCCTTGAACGCGTGGAGTCAGCTGGGGAGCTCGAGATGGTCGCATCCAGCTTCGTCGGTGGGCCTAAGCATCTTCCTTTGCGCTGTTTCATGCGATAG
- a CDS encoding M30 family zinc metallopeptidase yields the protein MTYKQRVLHFFRSIAQAALISIMLASCGGDGDDPTASPDPQTMTTTTSAPVEKSCSNCRALDAHTNSGSGIGVWESVNSTSSAVEVPISISGLNGQDVTLVFTNQTGTPQVMPTIAVAARNYSFVAEQLRLDDSTEALKSRISNFNRDGWRVHAKEQSYAPRYSLSPSRLDNGSVKIWYLADDTTRSTTLVRKLMTADGTIVNFWVETTEIDPTKVSQAVLDTLAGDFVSPGNGYSIWGSLGGSLNRHLGLRFYKHLLTNVSSTDSMAVLESSVRDTAATSGFQQEFRHFAATSGALMKEPAPVGFGFPLREEDGFVLPEINTGAFLNDRSQFSMVPAELHPYANVPVVREHVKGMYSETVKIPPHSSLSVVIQ from the coding sequence ATGACGTACAAGCAGCGCGTGTTGCATTTTTTTCGGAGCATAGCTCAGGCAGCGCTGATATCTATCATGCTAGCCTCTTGCGGTGGTGACGGTGATGATCCCACGGCCTCGCCCGACCCGCAGACGATGACCACCACCACCTCGGCTCCGGTCGAGAAGAGCTGCTCGAACTGCAGGGCGCTGGACGCACACACCAATTCTGGTAGCGGCATAGGTGTTTGGGAAAGCGTTAATAGCACATCCTCGGCTGTGGAAGTTCCCATCAGCATCTCAGGGCTGAACGGGCAGGATGTAACGCTCGTTTTCACTAATCAAACCGGAACTCCACAAGTTATGCCGACAATTGCTGTGGCGGCGCGGAACTATTCCTTCGTGGCCGAGCAACTACGATTGGATGACAGCACGGAAGCGCTTAAGAGCAGAATATCGAATTTTAATCGAGACGGATGGAGAGTGCACGCCAAAGAGCAAAGTTATGCTCCACGCTATTCTTTGTCGCCTAGTAGACTGGATAACGGTAGTGTGAAAATCTGGTATCTAGCGGACGATACGACTCGCTCCACAACATTGGTTCGTAAACTCATGACAGCTGACGGCACCATTGTCAATTTCTGGGTAGAGACAACTGAAATCGATCCAACAAAGGTGAGTCAAGCGGTTCTCGACACGCTAGCAGGCGATTTCGTCTCCCCTGGCAACGGATATTCAATCTGGGGATCGCTCGGTGGATCTCTCAACCGTCATCTCGGACTGCGCTTTTACAAGCATCTTCTTACCAACGTTAGCAGCACTGATTCGATGGCGGTTCTCGAATCTTCAGTTCGAGACACGGCAGCAACCTCCGGCTTCCAACAGGAATTTCGCCACTTTGCCGCGACATCAGGTGCACTAATGAAGGAACCCGCCCCAGTCGGCTTTGGCTTTCCTTTGCGGGAGGAAGACGGATTCGTGTTGCCTGAAATTAACACGGGCGCATTTCTAAATGATCGTAGTCAGTTCTCAATGGTGCCCGCGGAGCTCCACCCCTATGCCAACGTGCCAGTAGTCCGGGAGCATGTGAAAGGTATGTATAGCGAAACGGTGAAGATTCCGCCCCACTCCTCACTGTCCGTCGTGATTCAATGA
- a CDS encoding IS4 family transposase, whose amino-acid sequence MSNESGAWVDEEFESLDLGDPGRDRRAKELLKRFAALPTASIPGACDDWSQTIAAYRFLGNEQIDWRDVMQPHWERTAARAAQFPVVLCIADTTELNFNGQEIDGLGPLTYEAQRGMFLHPTYAVTPDREPLGVIDAWMWAREPKDADGNRGGIKESVRWIEGYERVAEQAALLPQTRLVYVTDREGDIAELMARAQELGQPADWLIRSQHNRNLAEGGKLWDSVDASPVLGEITFILPGRAGQKAREVKQELRAQRMKLPGLVGAEFTCVAAREIEAPAGVKPVVWRLVTNREAQDADAVNKLVEWYRARWEIEMFFHVLKTGCKVEALQLSHMDRVERALALYMVVAWRIARLMRLGRTCPDLDASLFFDADEIRGAYVLSKKARPKTPVTLNQMIRLVASLGGFLGRKNDGEPGAKTIWIGMQRTMDAALTIQTLREES is encoded by the coding sequence ATGAGCAACGAGTCGGGGGCATGGGTGGACGAGGAATTCGAGAGTCTGGATCTTGGTGATCCGGGGCGGGATCGGCGCGCCAAGGAGCTGCTCAAGCGGTTTGCGGCTCTGCCGACGGCGAGCATCCCCGGCGCATGCGATGACTGGTCGCAAACCATCGCGGCATATCGGTTTCTCGGCAATGAGCAGATCGATTGGCGGGACGTAATGCAGCCGCATTGGGAGCGCACTGCAGCGAGGGCCGCGCAGTTTCCGGTGGTGCTGTGCATCGCTGATACAACCGAATTGAACTTTAATGGCCAGGAGATCGACGGGCTGGGTCCGTTGACCTATGAAGCCCAGCGGGGCATGTTTTTGCATCCGACCTACGCGGTGACGCCTGACCGCGAGCCGCTGGGGGTGATCGATGCCTGGATGTGGGCTCGGGAGCCCAAGGACGCCGATGGCAACCGGGGCGGGATCAAGGAAAGCGTACGCTGGATTGAAGGATATGAACGGGTTGCGGAGCAAGCCGCGCTATTGCCGCAGACACGGCTGGTGTATGTGACAGACCGCGAGGGTGATATTGCCGAGTTGATGGCGCGCGCCCAGGAACTTGGCCAACCGGCCGACTGGTTGATCCGCAGCCAACACAACCGCAACCTGGCCGAGGGCGGCAAGTTGTGGGATAGCGTCGACGCCAGCCCGGTACTCGGGGAAATCACCTTTATCTTGCCAGGGCGAGCAGGCCAGAAGGCGCGCGAGGTCAAACAGGAACTACGCGCCCAGCGTATGAAGCTGCCGGGTCTGGTCGGAGCGGAGTTCACCTGTGTGGCGGCAAGGGAGATCGAAGCGCCCGCAGGCGTCAAGCCAGTGGTTTGGCGATTGGTGACGAACCGAGAAGCGCAGGACGCTGATGCGGTCAACAAACTTGTTGAATGGTATCGGGCAAGGTGGGAGATCGAGATGTTCTTCCATGTCCTGAAGACCGGCTGCAAGGTCGAGGCGCTACAGCTATCGCACATGGATCGTGTGGAGCGGGCCTTGGCGTTGTATATGGTGGTGGCATGGCGCATTGCCCGCCTGATGCGGTTGGGCAGAACCTGTCCGGATCTGGATGCGTCGCTGTTCTTCGATGCCGACGAGATTCGGGGGGCATACGTGCTCTCCAAGAAAGCTCGCCCGAAGACACCGGTCACACTCAATCAGATGATTCGGTTGGTTGCTTCCCTGGGCGGGTTCCTTGGGCGGAAGAACGATGGCGAGCCCGGCGCCAAGACGATCTGGATCGGCATGCAGCGAACCATGGACGCCGCGCTCACTATTCAAACACTGAGGGAAGAGTCATGA